In Phoenix dactylifera cultivar Barhee BC4 chromosome 1, palm_55x_up_171113_PBpolish2nd_filt_p, whole genome shotgun sequence, the genomic stretch TTTCCTCGCACagcctcttttttcttctccctttttttgtgCTCCCTTAGCCTaacttttgttttgttttcagCATCTCCACGAGACCGAGACCCTGATCGCCCTCATCGCGGACTACCGAGATCGGGCTCGTCGGAATTCGCAGGCACGGGAGgcggccgagaagagggcggaggAGGCCGAGAAGAAAACGGCAGAGCTCGAGCTCCAGAAGAAGGAGCTCTTGCTCAGAGTAGGCGCCGCAGAGGATGAAGCCAAGCTCCTGACGATGGAGCTCGACGAGGAGAAGGCTACCCACTCCCTGGCCAGGTCGGAGCTGCGAGCCTCCGAGGCTCGCCTGGCCGAGGCGCAGTCCTCGCTCACCACGTGTGGGCAGGCAATAAAGGAAGCGGAGCTCAAGATCAAGGAGCTCCGGGCTCAGCTCGGAGCCCAGGAGGAAGAGGCCCAGAGGCGGGCCGTTCAGCTCTTCCGGGAGTCGGAGGAATTCCGGGAGTTGCTCGAGGAGGAAGCCGTGAATGGCCTCATTCAGGGGTTCACTGACTTCCGCAACCAACTGCGCCGGCTCTGCCCCGACTTCGATCTCGACCAGCTTCAGCCTGGAGCCGGGGTCGAGGGCCTCGTGGGGGAGTCGGCCGAGGCGGCCCCGGAGGCCTCGGGAGGAGAGCCAGCTCGGGAATCCGTCCCCGAGATTGTGCCCGAAGGCAACGAGGTCGGCGAGCCCGGAGCTACCGCCGAGAGGGTCGAGGCTGAGGGCGCTGAGGTCGAGCCCGGGGAGATCCCGGTTGAAGATGTCGCGCAAGCCGCACCCTGActtgtaataaaaaaaatttttttgtaACTTGGGGTCGGTCCGTGTCTGTCGCACGGCCGACCCCCAATTTTGTACTTTGGCCTTCGggctttttaatgaatatacttCTTCCAATACTTCTCTTTTGCTTTTTAGATGTCTTAGTATAAGCcaccaaggcattttagatcggACTCGGACTTGCCGAGCTCCTGAGCTTCGATGTAGTTTCATAATCGTAGCtagggagcaccttgctctgatcacCGAGCCCCGAGCTCGACCAAACCTTAGTAAGCGGCCATAGAACCGAGCTAAGGTTCAAGTAGATGCGTCCGACCAAGGCCGGAGACTTCGATATCAGTCGAGATATTCATTAGGAATATGAAAATGCACGGAGCATGTGTATCGAACAGGGCAGGCGTTGTCAGGGCGTACCTTTTCGGGGCCATGTGCCCCGTGCCGCGAGTTTGTCCATGGAGAACGGCCCCGAGCTTAGTCCAAGGCACGGGGTGACCACTGGAGCTCGCACCCGGAGTGACCACTGGATTTGGGATGCCTGGACTACTTAGGTCTGACACCGGAGTGCTGATGGTCGGCAaggacgagccgagcccgaAGGCTGACGGAGATTGAGCCGAGCCCGAAGGCTGACGGAGATCGTGCTGAGCatgatggtcgatggagatcgaaccGAGCTCGGTGCctggtggagatcgagccgagctcgatgcctgatggagatcgagccgagctcgataggtgatggagatcgagccgagctcgataggtgATGGAGATCGTGCCGAGCACGATagtcggtggagatcgagccgagctcgatgcctgatggagatcgagccgagctccataatcgatggagatcgagccgagctcgataggtgATGGAAATCGTGCCGAGCacgatagtcgatggagatcgagccgagctcgatgcctgatggagatcgagccgagctcgataggtgATGGAGATCGTGCCGAGCacgatagtcgatggagatcgagccgagctcggtgcctgatggagatcgagccgagctcgataggtgATGGAAATCGTGCCGAGCACGATAGtcgtggagatcgagccgagctcgatgcctgatggagatcgagccgagctcgatgcctgatggagatcgagccgagctcgatgcctgatggagatcgagccgagctcggtaGGTGATGGAGATCGTGCCGAGCacgatagtcgatggagatcgagccgagctcgatgcctgatggagatcgagccgagctcgatagtcgatggagatcgagatcATTTGCTTCCGGGGGGCCACGTAGGCACTGCCCCgtcatcccgaagtatcggggcatcccgaccgtggtcggggtaggagaacgagccgagctcgttggtcgatggagaacgagccgagctcgttagtCGAGCGACAAATGGAGATACTGGCATTTCGAGTTTTTCGCTGTAGTGCCCGGCTTTGCTCGATTCTGTTTTTGCCCGAGCAGGGTCGTATATATGAACTGGGCCGGGTCATCTGGGAGCATGTAGGTATCAGGAGAAATTTAGCACAGTTAGACGATTGCAAATAAGTTAAATTTACAATTGATGCGGAGAACCCTTCGGGACATCATTGGTAGTACACCCGAAGGTTTTCGGAGCTCCAACTCCATGGAATGAGAGTCCCGCCAAGGGATTTTAGCTTGTAAGCTCCGGGTCGCTGGACACGTGCGATCTGGTAGGGTCCTTTCCAGTTCGGGGCCATTTTCCCTTGCTCGGTCGGCTGGGAGGCCTCCGCCtttctgaggacgaggtccccctcTTTGAAGGACTTGATCTTGactctggcgttgtagtactgcgcCGTCCTTTGCTGGTATTTTGCcatgcgaactcgggcggcTTCTCTTACTTCCTCGACTAAGTCAAGATTGTTTCTGAGCTGCGAGGAGCTGGAGCTGGCATCAAAATGTTCTACTCTCGAAGAAGGGAGCCCAATCTCCAGGGGGATGACGGCTTCTGTTCCGTACGTCAAATTGAAGGGGGTTTCGCCGGTGGGCAcccggaacgtagtccggtaggCCCAGAGGACGTTATacaggtcttcgacccactgtcctttggaccggtCGAGCCTGGCCTTGAGCCTCTGCAAGATGgttcgatttgttacctcggtttctccatttgtctgtggatgcgcgaccgaggtgaaacggtggtcgatgccgagttCGGAGCAGAATTTCCGAAAACGggcgttgtcgaactggcgaccgttatctgatatgaggatgcgggggaggCCGAATCTGCAAATAATCGATTTCCAgatgaagtcccgcatcttctgctcggtgatccgggcaagcGGCTCGGCCTCTACCCACTtcgtgaaatagtcgatggcgacaactATAAATTTCTTTTGTCCGGTCGCCAAAGGGAATGGTCCCAAGATGTCAATCCCCCACTGGGCAAATGGCCAGGGGGAACTGATCGAGGTCAGCAGGGCCGAGGGTCGTCGTTGGATGTTGGCGTTCCTCTGACACCGGTCGCACCTCTGGATGAAGTCCAGGGTATCCTTCTGGAGCGTCGGCCAGTAGTATCTTTGGCGCAGAATCTTGTGCGCCAATGCTCGTCCCCCCATATGGCTTCCACAAATCCCCTCGTGAACTTCGCGCATTGCATAATCCGCCTCGGACGGGCGGAGAcacctgaggaggggagaggtgaaagatCTTCGATAGAGTTTACCTTCGTACAATATGTATCGGGCAGCCAGGCGCTTGACTCGGCGAGCTTCGCGTTCATCGCTGGGGAGGACTCCATCCCGCAAGTAGTTGACGAGCTCATCCATCCAGCTCGGCACAACTTCGATGCAAAGGGTCGGCTCGGGCTCCTCCATGCTAGGTCTTTGGAGATACTCCAGCGCTGCCGCCTTTGGAAGTTCGCTCATGCAGGAGGACGCCAGCTTCGATAGTTGATCTGCTCTGGAGTTCTCCGTTCTAGCGATGTGTTGGATGTGGAAGGAGTCCAGAGCCGAGGTGAGGTCCCGCACCTTCCGGAAGTATTCCTGCATTGTGGGCTCTCTGGCCTCAAAATCACCCAAGATTTGGTTCACGACCAACtggga encodes the following:
- the LOC120112114 gene encoding uncharacterized protein LOC120112114 — its product is MAPEDEEKTAFITDGGTYCYKVMPFGLKNAGATYQRLVSQIFKDQIGRSMEVYVDDMLVKSKVAQDHVTDLSKAFSILRRYQMKLNPAKCAFEVTSGKFLGFVISQRGIEANPEKIRALQEMTPPRTVKEVQRLTGRVAALGRFVSRSAERCLPFFAALKKPKDFLWSAQSVSSVLVREESKLQKPVYYTSRVLRGAETRYSKLEKTAYALVVSARRLRPYFQAHTVAVLTDQPVKQILQRSDRAGRITKWAIELGEFDIEYRPRPAIKAQALADFIVECTVPDEPEARPASDEQTSTEYEALVAELKLAKELGVKDLRAFSDSQLVVNQILGDFEAREPTMQEYFRKVRDLTSALDSFHIQHIARTENSRADQLSKLASSCMSELPKAAALEYLQRPSMEEPEPTLCIEVVPSWMDELVNYLRDGVLPSDEREARRVKRLAARYILYEGKLYRRSFTSPLLRCLRPSEADYAMREVHEGICGSHMGGRALAHKILRQRYYWPTLQKDTLDFIQRCDRCQRNANIQRRPSALLTSISSPWPFAQWGIDILGPFPLATGQKKFIVVAIDYFTKWRLKARLDRSKGQWVEDLYNVLWAYRTTFRVPTGETPFNLTYGTEAVIPLEIGLPSSRVEHFDASSSSSQLRNNLDLVEEVREAARVRMAKYQQRTAQYYNARVKIKSFKEGDLVLRKAEASQPTEQGKMAPNWKGPYQIARVQRPGAYKLKSLGGTLIPWSWSSENLRVYYQ